Sequence from the bacterium genome:
TTAAATGCCCCCTGAGTGAACTAGAGAAGCGCGACCCAAAAGGTTTTTATAAAAAAGCAAAAGATGGTTTAATTAAGGAGTTTACGGGTATCTCCGCGCCATATGAAGCACCATTAAATCCAGAAATTGTTCTGGATACATCAAAGTTATCCCAGAAAGAATGTGTTAAAACTATCTTACATTACCTTAATAGTGTTAGAGTATTGGACAACCTGCAAAACTCAGCGACTTAAATGCAATACATTGGTATAAGGTATAATAAAAGATGAAATACTATTTTGAACTAATAATGCTTATTATAGGGGCGTCTATCGCAGGTATATATTCCTTTTTTGACGGCTTAAAAAAAATGAAAAAAAGAATGATGGAAAATATTCCGACTTCTAAAATACGTTCTTTGGCTCTCGGGCTTGTAGAGCTGAGCGGGAAAGCAGAAGCAAGAAATAAACCTTTACAAGGACCTTTAAGCGGAAAAGATTGTGTTTTTTGTAAATATTCTATTGAAAGATGGGAAAGAAGAGGGAAAAGTCATAGTTGGGCTAAAGTTGTTGAAGGCGGTAGTTATGATATCCCCTTTTATATTCAGGATGAAACTGGTAAGGTTCTGATAGATCCAAGAACTGCAGAAATAAATTTTCGTGAAATAGATTTTAATTTAGAAACAAATAAAAATTTTCCTCCTAATCTAATTACTTTAATGGAAAGGAATAATATAAAATATAAAAATAAATTATTTTTGTTTAACCCAAATTATAAAATGCGTTTTAAGGAATGGAATATTTTTGAAGGTGATTTAATTTATGTTCTTGGAACAGCGAAGAAAGCGGTATGATGAAATTCCAAAATTAATTAAAATATGCGAACAATATGCTCAATATGAACGCTCAACATTGAAAAAAATAATTGCTTTACGTACTGAAGCCATGCATACAACAAGCATTGCTGATAAGGCAAATAAAGAAAATGAACTTACAAAATATTTAGGAAAAATTTTTGCTATCGGTGAAGCATATCCGGAATTGAAATCTAATACCAGCATTTTGCAGCTGCAAACCCGGATAAGTTCTCTTGAGAATGAAATAACTGACAGACGAGAATTATATAATGACAGCGTTAATTTATATAATATCCGCATACATGAACTGCCGGATATAATAATCGCTGGTCTAATGGGGCTAAAGGAAAAGGAAATGTATAAGGTTTCAGAAGAAGAAAAAAAAGATGTTAAATTAAATATAAATTTACCTAAATAAAGTGAAGGAGAAATATTAAATGAAATCAAAAACTTTCAATTCCCGCAAAAAATATTTACTGATTTTGGGCGCGATCTTATTTATTGAATTTATCGTCCTCGCGGTAAATCCTTATGACCGCAGGGACTGGTTGCTTGAAAACTTTTTAGTTTTGATATTTATAGGGTTTCTTTTCAAAACCTATAAAAAATTTCCTCTCTCAAAAATATCCTACACATTGATTTTTGTATTCTTGTTTCTGCATGAAATTGGAGCCCATTATACTTATTCTTTAGTGCCTTATGACTCATTTTTTGAAAGTGTTTTTGGAAGGACTTTAAACAGTATTTTGGGCTGGGAGCGAAATAATTTTGACCGCCTTGTGCATTTTTCCTACGGCCTTTTACTGGCATATCCCTTGAGAGAGATGTTTTTAAGGATAGCAGATGTTAAAGGTTTCTGGGGTTATTTTCTCCCGCTCGATATTACAATGTCCACATCCATGATATATGAATTGATAGAATGGACCGCCGCAGAATTTTTCGGCGGCGAACTCGGTGCCGCGTATCTTGGAACACAGGGGGATGTGTGGGACGCTCACAAGGATATGCTACTTGCAAGCACAGGCGCCTTAATCACAATGGCTATAACGCTTTTAATAAACAGTTACCTCAAACGTGATTTTACAAAAGAATGGATACAGAGTCTGAAAGTAAAACATCCCGAACCACTGGGCGAGGAAGAGATTAAACACATATTGAAGAAAAAATAGTACTCTGTTACACCAGTTCTGTTTCCGCAGGCGCCTTATCTTTTTCACTCCATCCCATACTTTTTTAATTTTCTATATAAAGTCTTTAATCCGATGCCGAGAATTTGAGAGGCCTTGCTTTTATTACCATCGACTAATTTCAGGGTATGGACAATTGTCTTTTTTTCTATTTCATCAAGAGACAATAAGTTTTCCTGTTTTGAATCTTTAATGGAAGTATTTGTATCTTTTCTAAGATATGACGGCAGATTATCAACCTCCATGATTTTACCGGAACTTCTCACAACCGCGCTCTCCAAACAGTTTTTTAACTCCCTGATGTTCCCGGGCCAATTATGATTTTCCAAAATTTCCATGACTTTCACTGAAATTCCTTCAATTTTCCTGTTAGTTTCTTTCCCGAGCTCATCCAGAAAATATTCCACAAGCAGAGACAGATCGCCCTGCCGTTCACGCAGCGGGGGAAGAAAGATATTTACGACATTCAGCCTGTAAAAAAGGTCCTCACGGAATTTTCCTTCTTTAACTGACAAAGATAGATCTTTATTGGTCGCGGATATCACCCTGACATCCACTTTAATCGGCTCATGCCCGCCGACGCGCTGAAACTCTTTTTCCTCAAGGACCCGAAGGAGCTTTGCCTGCAAAGGAAGGGACATCTCGCTTATTTCATCAAGAAAAATTGTACCTGTATGCGCCTGTTCAAAGAGCCCTTTTTTCCGGTCATAAGCGCTTGTAAACGAACCTTTTTCATGCCCGAAAAGTTCGCTTTCCAATAATCCTTCCGGTATGGCAGCACAGCTTATCTTTACAAAAGGATTAGCGCTCCTGTTGCTGGAATAGTGGATTTCATTCGCAACAAGTTCCTTTCCCGTGCCGCTTTCACCCTGGATAAGAACCGTAGACCTGGATCCGGCCACCTGTTTTATTAATTCATAAACCTCTTTCATTTTTTCGCATTTCCAGATTATTTTATGGGAATAAATTTTATTTTTTAATCTTTCTTTTAAATTTTTATTTTCTTCTTCTATTTTTTTATTCTGGAATATCTTGTGTATGACTAAAATCAATTCATCAATGTTTATTGGCTTGGTCAAATAGTCATAGACACCCTCTTTCATTGCTTCAACCGCGGACTCAACTGTACCGTAAGCGGTCATAAGAATTACTTCAGTATCAGGATATTCCTTTTTTATTTTCCTGAAAAGATATAAACCATCGCTGCCCGGCAGACGCAAATCGGTTATTACAAGACTTGCCTGGTTTTCTTTTAATATTTTAAGCGCGTCCTCGGTACTTTTCGCGGAATCTACCGAATATCCTTCCTGTGTTAAAATCTTTACTAAAGAATCTCTTGTGTTTTTTTCATCATCAACAACAAGTATCATATCCTTTAACATATTACATTACCTCAAGATTGTGTGTATATGCGTTTACGTTTTTACCGGCAGTTTAATGAAAAAACTGGTTCCCTTATCCAAGATGCTTTTAACGGTTATCTGCCCGCCATGTTCTTCAATAATTCTCTGGGCGATTGAAAGCCCGAGGCCGGAGCCATTTTCTTTAGTGCTGAAGAAAGGTTCGAATATCTGGTTAATTATTTCATCTTTTATGCCATGCCCGGTATCAGAAACCTGAATAGTAATAAAATCTTTTTCATCTGACCTATATATAATAACTTTTAATTCTCCGCCGTTTTCCATAGAATGAAATGCGTTAATAATTATATTCAGCAGGACCTGCTTCATTAATGATTCATCAAAAAACGCTGTTATTTTTTCCTGCGGAAACCGGCTGATAATACAGATATTCTTTTTATCGGCCTCGGCCTGGATTAAAGTTAATACCTGCCGGGTAAATTGTTTGATGTCTAACTCTTTTGCTTTTATCTTTTGCGGCCTCGCGAACATAAGAAATTCCTGGATTAAGGAATCCAGCCTTAAAACTTCGCTGTTGACGAGACGGATAATATCCTGCATTTCATCTTTTTCTTTCAGCCCGCTTTTTTCCAAATATCTTTTTAAAAGCTCAAGGTTTAACCCTATCGAATTAAGCGGATTTTTTATTTCATGCGCCAATCCCGCCGCGAGATTTCCAAGCCTTGCAAGATGTTCAGCCCGGGCCAGTTGCTTGTTCCGTTTCTCCAGTTCCAGCGTTCTTTCATTGACTTTTTCCTCCAGTTTGCGGTTCCAGCTCTCAATTTCCATTTGGGTCTGTTTGAGTCTAAGCAGTATGTTATGGTAAATTGCGAGGATAAGCGTGAAAGCGGCTGTAATCGGTAAAATTCTCTCTATATTTATTAAAAAAGAATTCCTTTCTTCCGAGAAAAGATTAATTAAATGCGCGAATTGAATTGTAAGGATAAGCCCCAGAAATATTTTTATTAATATGCTTGGGGATTCCCTGGGGCGCAGGTAAAGAATAGTAAAAGCTATAATGCCAAATTGCCACACGCTATAGACAACCTCATCAATAAACAGGAACCGGCTTCCCGGGATCATAGGGCTTAAACCGAACCCGGAGAGATAGTTCAAACTTGCTTTTATCAAAATAACATGAATAAAGGGGTATAAAAACAGTGTGGCAATATTTAAATAAAAATATTTTTTAAACCAGGTTTTTTCTTTAGCATATGGAAATAAAAATGCCCAGGCAAGAAAAATCAGGGAAAGCGTGTTAAACCAGAAGTCGATAATCGGGAAAAGCGGTTTTGGATGCGGAATAGAAAAAAAATGCGCCCTGACAAGAAGAAAATGAATAAATATTAACCTTGCAAGCATCAGGCTGAAGGCTATGATTAAATATAGCGCTTCTTTTTCTCTTGCCCGTTTCCATTCATAACACAGCATAAAAAGAACTATCACAACCGCGACTAAATAATGCGAATTGTAAAAAAGTTCTCCCTCTATGCTTGCAAAGAATGCAAAAATTTTATCCATACCCTGGTTCGTGAATCGTTGTTCGTGAACCGTGAATCGCAGGAATTTATTAAACTTATTTTTCTATTCACTATTCACTGTTCACTATTCACTTATTCATTATCTCTTCGTAATAAAGGTCTCTTTAAACTCCCGGTATATATCAGTTAGTTCCTTGTCATCGGGCATCCTTTTTAATTCAACTGCCTCATCACGGAGTTCTGCCAGTAAAAGCGGCGCTTCTTCCTCGCTGATTTTTATTCCAAGTGTTTCATATTTGTGAACAACGGCAGCGGTCCCCGAATGCTTGCTGACGCCGATTTTCCTTTCTTTAAGGCCGACTTCCTCAGGGAGCATTATTTCATAATTCTCAGGGTCTTTGACTACCCCGTCCGCGTGGATCCCCGATGTATGCCTGAAAATATTTTCACCCACAATCGGTTTCCACTCAGGAATATAGCGGCCGGCAGCCTTCGCAACATATTCGCAAACTTCCCGGAACATTTCCGTTTTATAGCCTAAATCAATATTCAGGGAAATTTTCAACGCCATTATAACTTCTTCAAGCGCCGCGTTACCCGCCCGTTCTCCAAAACCGTTAACTGTCGTGGCAATCCATACTGTCCTGTCCGGATATTCTTCCGCGGCACGCACACCGGCGAGCGAATTCGCCACAGCCATTCCCAAATCGTCATGTGTATGCATCTCAACATCAATTTCCATATCCAGATAATCCTTAATCCTTCTGTATGTTTCAAAAGGATCGATGAAACCCAGCGTATCGCAGAAACGAAACCGGTCCGCTCCCGCTTCTTTTACCGCGTGCACGTATTCTTTTACAAATTCATGGTCTGACCGTGAAGCGTCTTCTGCATTCGCTGATACATAAAGCCCGAATTCTTTCGCGTATTTCACAGCTTTGACCTCGGTTTCTATTACCCACGGTTTTTCTTTATGAAGTTTTTTCCTAATCATAATGTCCGAAGTCGGCATTGAAATACAAATTGAGTCCACACCCAGGTCAATTGAATCCTTTATTTCATGTAATACAGGGCGGTGCCATCCCATCAGCAGGCTTTTTATCATTCCCATTTTTTTCCGGCGGATTAATTCCTTCACATATTGCCTTTCATATCCCTGCTGGGACGGGAACCCAAGTTCAATCATGTCAACGCCCAAATCATTTAAATATTGCGCGATTGTGATTTTTTCCCTGTTTGAAAATACAATCCCATAAGTCTGCTCTCCGTCACGAAGAGTTGTGTCCCCGATTTTTACCCTTTTCGCCATTTTGCTTAGATTAACAGTCGACCTCTGCATTTTTTTATGTTTTGACATAAATATCCCCTTTAAATATGTTTAATGTTATAAAGTTTTTAATGTTTGTCCGTCTCAGACAGATAACTTTCAACTTTACAACTTTATAACAATAGCTTCCCAATCCCTTCTTCAATTCTGTCCAATCCCTTCTGAATATTTTCCATTGATGCCGCGTATGAAAGACGGATATAATTATCATTGCCAAACGCGATTCCCGGGACCACCGCGACATTCATCTCTTCAAGGAGGTAGGAAGATAAATCCAGGGATGATTTAATCTCCCTGTTTTTAAAGTTTCTGCCAAGTAATTTTTTTATCCGCGGGAAAACATAAAACGCCCCATGGGGCATTTTGCAGGAAATACCTTTTATTTTATTTAACCTTTTAACCATATTTTTTCTACGCTCGGAGAATTCATTTACCATTTTATTAACTTCTTCCTGCGGGCCGTTTAAGGCCTCAACCGCCGCCTTCTGCGAAATAGACGCGGGGTTGGAGGTGGAATGGCTCTGGATATTATTGACCGCCTTTATTATATTTTCATCGCCCGCGGCATAACCTATGCGCCACCCGGTCATCGCGTATGTTTTTGACACACCGTTTACAACAATCGTATTTTTCTTAATTTCATCACCGAGGCTCGCTATGCTTACAAACATATTATTATCATAAATTGTTTTTTCATATATCTCATCCGAAATAACTATGATTCCTTTTTCTAAAACCACATCTGTTATTGCCTGAAGTTCTTCTTTCGTATAAATCATTCCCGTAGGATTAGAAGGGCTGTTTATAATTAACGCCTTGACATTTGTTCCAGCTTTCTTTTTCAGCGTTTCCGGCGTGATTTTAAAACCGTCTTTTTCTTTTGTCTGAACAATAACAGGTTTACCGCCTGCCATTTTTACCATTTCCGTATAGCTGACCCAGTATGGCGCAGGAATAATAACCTTGTCTCCCGGGTTTAAAATCGCCTGGAAGATATTATAGAGCGAGTGTTTCGCACCGCAAGACACAATAATCTCCTTTTTTGTGTAAGTTAAATTATTGTCCCTTTGAAATTTTCTAATAATGGCGTCTTTCAACTCGTCTGTCCCCCCGACCGGTGTGTATTTTGTAAAACCGGACTGGATGGCAGAAACGGCTTTATCTTTGATATTTTGCGGAGTGTCAAAATCCGGCTCTCCCGCGCCGAAACTTATAATATCTTTACCTTCCGCTTTCATCTTTTTTGCCAGGCTGTCTATTGCCAATGTCGGCGAAGGGCTGATGTTTTGCGCCCGTTTCGATATTTCCATCTTTCTATGTCTCCTTTTTCATTTTTATAAAATTCTTTAAAAGTTTTTTACCTTCTGTGGTTAAAATCGATTCAGGGTGAAACTGGACACCTTCAAGGTATGGAATTTCCTTATGCCTTATACCCATGATTTCACCTTCTTTTGTCCACGCGGAAATTTCAAAATGACCGGGAAGGGTTTCCCTTTTTACAATCAATGAATGATACCGGGTCGCCGTAAAAGGGTTTTCCAAACCTTCAAAAATTGTCTTTCCATCATGGTGAATCAATGACGTTTTTCCATGCATCAACCGTTCAGCCAACACCACCTGCCCGCCAAAGCAATAACCGATACACTGATGCCCCAGGCAAACTCCCAGAATCGGGATCCTGCCCGCGAATGTTTTTATGACATCATTTGAAATCCCGGCTTCTTTTGGTGTACAGGGTCCGGGGGAAATAACGATCCTGTCTGGTTTCAGGCTTTCGATCTCCGGCGTTGTTATTTTATCATTCCTGAAAACCTTTACATCCTCGCCAAGTTCTCCAAGGTACTGCACTAAATTATAAGTAAAAGAATCATAATTATCTATCATTAATAACATATTTATCCGCCCCCCTCTGCCATTTCTATAGCTTTTATCATACCCTTTGCTTTATTTACGCTTTCCTGGTATTCTTTTTCGGGGTCGGAATCAGCCACTATCCCTGCGCCGGCCTGGATATACGCGCTTTTGCCTTTGATTAAAATCGTCCTGATTGTTATGCAGGAATCCAGGTTACCGGAAAAACTGAAATACCCGACCATTCCCGCGTAAGGCCCTCTTTCCTCCCTTTCCAGTTCGGATATAATCTCCATCGCGCGCACTTTAGGAGCGCCTGAAACAGTCCCGGCCGGGAAAGTGGCGCGAATAAGATCGAACTGGTCCTTTCCCGGCAAAAGTTCGCCTACGACATCGGACACGATATGGATTACATGAGAATATTTTTCAATAACCATCATCTCCGGGACCTTGATTGTTTCGAATTTTGCCACTCGTCCCAGGTCATTCCTTCCAAGGTCAAGAAGCATTGTGTGTTCCGCAAGTTCTTTCGGGTCCTTTTTTAATTCTTCAATTAATTTTTCATCCTCCTCCGGCGTAATACCCCGGGGCCTTGTCCCGGCAATCGGCCTTAATTCTATTTTTTTGTCTTCCTTGCGCACAAAAACTTCCGGTGACGAGCCGACTAAATGGAACTTATCCATTTTCAGGTAAAACATGTAGGGTGAGGGGTTAACGATACGTAAACTTCTATAAATACCAAAGGGGCTCTGGCTGATTTTCGTCTGGAACCGCTGTGATAAAACAACCTGGAAAATGTCCCCGGCCCGGATATAATCTTTTGCCCTATCCACCATCTCTTTAAACCTTCTTTTATCGATATTGGAAGAAACACCGTCTCTTTCCATGGATGAAACTTCTTTTTTCTTTGCTTTCCTGGACGACAGATTGCTGTTTAACTGCAAGATTTTCTCCTCGATTTTCGAGGTTGTTTCCTTGTAACATTCCTCTAACGGTTTCTCAGGCATAATAAAAGCGTTCGAAACCACTTTTATCGTATGTTTAATATGATCAAAAACCAGGATAGTGTCTGTTAAAAGGAAAAGAGATTCCGGCAGGCAAAGATTATCTTTTTTGGGTCTCGGGATATTTTCAAAAAAATGGATGAACTCATATCCCAGGTACCCTACCAGTCCGCCGTGAAACCTCGGGAGTCCTTTAATCCGTACAGGCTGGTATTGCCGCAAAATTTCTCTAAGTGCATATAAAGGATCAACGAATTCTTTTGTTTCGGTTTCCCCGCCGCGTATAATCTCGATTTTCCTGCCCTTTGACCGGATAATTACCGACGGGTCACTCCCCAGAAAGGAATATCGGCCGACTGTTTCCCCTCCCTCAACACTTTCCAAAAGGAATGAATATTTTGATTTATCAATTTTCAAAAAGGCCGATACCGGAGTTTCAAGGTCTGCCAGTATTTCCTTGTAAACAGGGATAAGATTCCCCTCTTTGGCCTTTTCTTTAAATTCTTCTAATGACGGATAATACACGTAAACCTCGAATTAAAAAGTTAAAATAAAAATTTCAAAATTGCGGTATCAC
This genomic interval carries:
- a CDS encoding homocitrate synthase family protein, which encodes MSKHKKMQRSTVNLSKMAKRVKIGDTTLRDGEQTYGIVFSNREKITIAQYLNDLGVDMIELGFPSQQGYERQYVKELIRRKKMGMIKSLLMGWHRPVLHEIKDSIDLGVDSICISMPTSDIMIRKKLHKEKPWVIETEVKAVKYAKEFGLYVSANAEDASRSDHEFVKEYVHAVKEAGADRFRFCDTLGFIDPFETYRRIKDYLDMEIDVEMHTHDDLGMAVANSLAGVRAAEEYPDRTVWIATTVNGFGERAGNAALEEVIMALKISLNIDLGYKTEMFREVCEYVAKAAGRYIPEWKPIVGENIFRHTSGIHADGVVKDPENYEIMLPEEVGLKERKIGVSKHSGTAAVVHKYETLGIKISEEEAPLLLAELRDEAVELKRMPDDKELTDIYREFKETFITKR
- the trpE gene encoding anthranilate synthase component I, with protein sequence MYYPSLEEFKEKAKEGNLIPVYKEILADLETPVSAFLKIDKSKYSFLLESVEGGETVGRYSFLGSDPSVIIRSKGRKIEIIRGGETETKEFVDPLYALREILRQYQPVRIKGLPRFHGGLVGYLGYEFIHFFENIPRPKKDNLCLPESLFLLTDTILVFDHIKHTIKVVSNAFIMPEKPLEECYKETTSKIEEKILQLNSNLSSRKAKKKEVSSMERDGVSSNIDKRRFKEMVDRAKDYIRAGDIFQVVLSQRFQTKISQSPFGIYRSLRIVNPSPYMFYLKMDKFHLVGSSPEVFVRKEDKKIELRPIAGTRPRGITPEEDEKLIEELKKDPKELAEHTMLLDLGRNDLGRVAKFETIKVPEMMVIEKYSHVIHIVSDVVGELLPGKDQFDLIRATFPAGTVSGAPKVRAMEIISELEREERGPYAGMVGYFSFSGNLDSCITIRTILIKGKSAYIQAGAGIVADSDPEKEYQESVNKAKGMIKAIEMAEGGG
- a CDS encoding sigma-54 dependent transcriptional regulator, with the protein product MLKDMILVVDDEKNTRDSLVKILTQEGYSVDSAKSTEDALKILKENQASLVITDLRLPGSDGLYLFRKIKKEYPDTEVILMTAYGTVESAVEAMKEGVYDYLTKPINIDELILVIHKIFQNKKIEEENKNLKERLKNKIYSHKIIWKCEKMKEVYELIKQVAGSRSTVLIQGESGTGKELVANEIHYSSNRSANPFVKISCAAIPEGLLESELFGHEKGSFTSAYDRKKGLFEQAHTGTIFLDEISEMSLPLQAKLLRVLEEKEFQRVGGHEPIKVDVRVISATNKDLSLSVKEGKFREDLFYRLNVVNIFLPPLRERQGDLSLLVEYFLDELGKETNRKIEGISVKVMEILENHNWPGNIRELKNCLESAVVRSSGKIMEVDNLPSYLRKDTNTSIKDSKQENLLSLDEIEKKTIVHTLKLVDGNKSKASQILGIGLKTLYRKLKKYGME
- a CDS encoding DUF2238 domain-containing protein, producing MKSKTFNSRKKYLLILGAILFIEFIVLAVNPYDRRDWLLENFLVLIFIGFLFKTYKKFPLSKISYTLIFVFLFLHEIGAHYTYSLVPYDSFFESVFGRTLNSILGWERNNFDRLVHFSYGLLLAYPLREMFLRIADVKGFWGYFLPLDITMSTSMIYELIEWTAAEFFGGELGAAYLGTQGDVWDAHKDMLLASTGALITMAITLLINSYLKRDFTKEWIQSLKVKHPEPLGEEEIKHILKKK
- a CDS encoding GIDE domain-containing protein codes for the protein MKYYFELIMLIIGASIAGIYSFFDGLKKMKKRMMENIPTSKIRSLALGLVELSGKAEARNKPLQGPLSGKDCVFCKYSIERWERRGKSHSWAKVVEGGSYDIPFYIQDETGKVLIDPRTAEINFREIDFNLETNKNFPPNLITLMERNNIKYKNKLFLFNPNYKMRFKEWNIFEGDLIYVLGTAKKAV
- a CDS encoding ATP-binding protein, which gives rise to MDKIFAFFASIEGELFYNSHYLVAVVIVLFMLCYEWKRAREKEALYLIIAFSLMLARLIFIHFLLVRAHFFSIPHPKPLFPIIDFWFNTLSLIFLAWAFLFPYAKEKTWFKKYFYLNIATLFLYPFIHVILIKASLNYLSGFGLSPMIPGSRFLFIDEVVYSVWQFGIIAFTILYLRPRESPSILIKIFLGLILTIQFAHLINLFSEERNSFLINIERILPITAAFTLILAIYHNILLRLKQTQMEIESWNRKLEEKVNERTLELEKRNKQLARAEHLARLGNLAAGLAHEIKNPLNSIGLNLELLKRYLEKSGLKEKDEMQDIIRLVNSEVLRLDSLIQEFLMFARPQKIKAKELDIKQFTRQVLTLIQAEADKKNICIISRFPQEKITAFFDESLMKQVLLNIIINAFHSMENGGELKVIIYRSDEKDFITIQVSDTGHGIKDEIINQIFEPFFSTKENGSGLGLSIAQRIIEEHGGQITVKSILDKGTSFFIKLPVKT
- a CDS encoding LemA family protein, translating into MFLEQRRKRYDEIPKLIKICEQYAQYERSTLKKIIALRTEAMHTTSIADKANKENELTKYLGKIFAIGEAYPELKSNTSILQLQTRISSLENEITDRRELYNDSVNLYNIRIHELPDIIIAGLMGLKEKEMYKVSEEEKKDVKLNINLPK
- a CDS encoding pyridoxal phosphate-dependent aminotransferase — protein: MEISKRAQNISPSPTLAIDSLAKKMKAEGKDIISFGAGEPDFDTPQNIKDKAVSAIQSGFTKYTPVGGTDELKDAIIRKFQRDNNLTYTKKEIIVSCGAKHSLYNIFQAILNPGDKVIIPAPYWVSYTEMVKMAGGKPVIVQTKEKDGFKITPETLKKKAGTNVKALIINSPSNPTGMIYTKEELQAITDVVLEKGIIVISDEIYEKTIYDNNMFVSIASLGDEIKKNTIVVNGVSKTYAMTGWRIGYAAGDENIIKAVNNIQSHSTSNPASISQKAAVEALNGPQEEVNKMVNEFSERRKNMVKRLNKIKGISCKMPHGAFYVFPRIKKLLGRNFKNREIKSSLDLSSYLLEEMNVAVVPGIAFGNDNYIRLSYAASMENIQKGLDRIEEGIGKLLL
- the pabA gene encoding aminodeoxychorismate/anthranilate synthase component II, which codes for MLLMIDNYDSFTYNLVQYLGELGEDVKVFRNDKITTPEIESLKPDRIVISPGPCTPKEAGISNDVIKTFAGRIPILGVCLGHQCIGYCFGGQVVLAERLMHGKTSLIHHDGKTIFEGLENPFTATRYHSLIVKRETLPGHFEISAWTKEGEIMGIRHKEIPYLEGVQFHPESILTTEGKKLLKNFIKMKKET